The DNA sequence ACTAGTGAACTTTATATATGGATTTGACATTGTTTGTGCTGACCCCTGTGGGCATATGAGGAcgatcctcaaaaaacttgatgtaATGATCGATGAGATTTATTTTAGCAAGAGGGGATCTGGTGGGGAAAGTTAAATTTTGCCACAATTTTGGAACAGTGTAAACAGCTGGCCAGAACCATTTAATCTGCTCCAGTTACCTCTTTGCCAGTCTGATTGTGATTCATTGACCTGTTTGTTATGCAGATGTTCACACCATCCTTCTTACATTGCTTTTCAGGGTATGGCATGGAGCAATATTTTCTGCGGCATATCCCGTTTTCCTGATCATTGGTATAATTAGAACCTGAAGAACGTGTCATTCCCAATAGTACCAAACCTTCACAAATGTGACCAATGCCAATTTGTAAATAAAACAAGTACCTCACTTTCTTTGTATCTGGGTAGCAGGGGCTGGCAATGTTTTACACCTCGCTTAAAATATGAAGAAGGGATTTCTCTTCACGCCCATTTTAATCATCAGGGAGAAGTCAGACGATAAAGGTTTGGGGAAGTTTTGAATAATGTAGTGCAATCGCCAACCTTGCTCTGAGTTCCTACTTTTGGGAAAGAACCACATAAACCTACCAGGAAATAGAGCAAACAActgaaaaaggcaaatggaaagttTCAAAACTCTGGTAATAATAGATGCTTCCTCAGGAATGTACGTATTGTAAGTGGGGTCCTGTAGATGTTGGAATTTGATGTGGAATGAGATGTAATGAATCACTCTGAgtataattcattcatgggatgtgggcatcactggctagagcagcatttaatgcccatccctgattgcccttgagaaggtagtagtgagctgccttcttgaacgaccgcagtccatgtggtgtaggtacatacaCCCTTTAGTGCcgtaagggagttccaggatcacaATCTCGTTGTCCTGCTCCATGCAATGTGCTGTAGAAGACAGCAGGATGTGTGCTCAGCCTTGGAACTCTTTGTACATTTTCTGAataaaaatctgactgccctgattGCCGCTAAAGCTTTTTATTTATTACCTACATTCACTGGTTTCTGCTAACCTGTTATTCATAATGGCTAAAGCACCCACCCCACCTGAGAAGCCATTCTGTCTCGTGTTGATGCACACTGTCCGAGGATAACCATTGGCAGTTTCTGACAGCTGCTTCTGCAGGATGGCAAGTGACACCTTGTTGGAGGCAGTGAGGTCCCTCATGGAGATCATCTCCCCAGAGAGCCtccttccctctccatcactgtcaCATGGCCCCTCTGCATCTGCCAAGATGTGGTTCCTATGGATACGGGATTGTCCCGGCGTGATGGCATTCCGGCGTCCAGTGCGCATCTTTCCTCGCCGGCACCTGGGGCAGCACCTACATTCCAGTTTCTTCAGGAGCCAGTTGAGGAATTGCTTGATCACAATGGAGATGACATTGAAGAGTGAATAGACACAGCACACCCCCAAGAGTATGAATACAAAATTACCAAATCTGTACAATCCCTGATTTGTATAGGCTGCATTCTGACTGCTGACCAGATCCCCAAAGCCAATAGTACTGAAGGTGACAAAGCAGAAGTACAAAGAGTCGGTGTAATTCCATCCCTCCACTGGAGTGTACATTGCAGAAGCACAGCAGGAGATGATAATGGCTGCGACCCCCAGGATCAGCATGATGTAGTAGACAGAAGGCTTCCACCCAGCCAAGCTGGCCGTGTCCATGATGGCCGATTGCCTCCGAATGGTGGGTGGCAGCAGGCCTTTCCTCCGCAGCTGCCGCTGGTAGCATGCCTTCATGATGAAAGCCAGCAGGGTAATGATGCGCTCCAGGAAGAGGTTGAAAAACAGAATGGTTCCTGCACATCCGAGTAGGCCATAAAATATCAGAAACACTTTTCCTGCAACAGTTGTTGGAGTTGTCATGCCAAAACCTAAAACCAAACAAAGAAAAAGAGTGGGTTTTATGGTTTTGTCAAATACATTTTACAGTCCTTTAAACACGTAGTGGGGAGCCATTTACCAGGTAGCCCCTCTGACCAATTTTATCAACAAAATGGATCTTCCAGCAAGCCCTGCATGGCTGACTGCTGTACTGATTAATAACTTCAATTCAACACTTAAATTAATATATGTAAAGTTCTATAAATGTATTCATTTATACACACTGGGCTGTTTTCCAAATTGAGAGCGAACTGTATTCCATCAGGCACAGTTTCTCACTTTAACTGTTGTAATGATACACTTTCACAAACTTCATTTGTGAATACAAAAATGATTTATTAACAGGAAAATGGCAGCCTCATCACTGCACCTTGTTCCCCACATGTTCTTCTGCCTAAGAGAactccaccccctggggtgattccacactctcaGACCTAATTGCTCCCTCAAGTCAGATGATCCTTATGTGCTGTgtacccttaaagggacaatcaccacatccctccccctttaactcctttatacaatcttcaataactaaatTCATTCAGCTCTGAATTCTCACAAAACATTATGGGGGACTTCAAAATACGggtgactgggaaaatcaggttggttgtggatcccaagaaaaggaatttgtggaatgtctaagagatgtttttttggagcagcttgtgacagagcccactagggaacaggcaattctggatttggtgatgtgtaatgaggcagacttgatcagggaactgaaagtgaaggaacccttcgggagcagtgaccacaatatgatagaatttaccctgcagcttgagagggagaagctggaatcagatctaacggtattacaattaaataagggaaaCTACgaggacatgagggaggagctggccagagttgattggaaaaggacccTAGCAGGGAAGAGTTTTTTTGGTGGTATTcaagaggcacaacagaaattcattccaaggaggaggaaacatgctaagggaaggatgaggcatccatggctgacaatggaagtcaaggacagcataaaagcaaaagaaaaagcatacaaagttctgaggattattgggaagccagagggttgggaagcctttaaaagtgatcaGAGGACAacgaaaaaagcaataagggggagaagatgaaatatgagtgcaagttggctaataatataaaagaagacaggaaagagttttttccaatatataaaag is a window from the Scyliorhinus torazame isolate Kashiwa2021f chromosome 1, sScyTor2.1, whole genome shotgun sequence genome containing:
- the LOC140426410 gene encoding potassium channel subfamily K member 12-like: MGIASARGCAPLHLNEDNGRLVLLALLIVAYLVCGAAVFSALERPTELQARAKWNRTVRNFADRFDIAAGDLSAFLRDYEAAIAAGIHSDTLRARWDFTGAFYFVGTVVSTIGFGMTTPTTVAGKVFLIFYGLLGCAGTILFFNLFLERIITLLAFIMKACYQRQLRRKGLLPPTIRRQSAIMDTASLAGWKPSVYYIMLILGVAAIIISCCASAMYTPVEGWNYTDSLYFCFVTFSTIGFGDLVSSQNAAYTNQGLYRFGNFVFILLGVCCVYSLFNVISIVIKQFLNWLLKKLECRCCPRCRRGKMRTGRRNAITPGQSRIHRNHILADAEGPCDSDGEGRRLSGEMISMRDLTASNKVSLAILQKQLSETANGYPRTVCINTRQNGFSGGVGALAIMNNRLAETSECR